In uncultured Cohaesibacter sp., a genomic segment contains:
- a CDS encoding RnfH family protein — MNIGVAYVTPTHKVWLRMEMPDGCTIEEAIHRSGVLNQFPDIDLKTQKVGIFGRIAKLNKVLEDGDRVEIYRPITADPDQVERRDQ, encoded by the coding sequence ATGAATATCGGCGTTGCCTATGTCACCCCCACACACAAGGTCTGGCTGCGGATGGAAATGCCCGATGGCTGCACCATAGAGGAAGCCATTCACCGCTCCGGCGTGCTCAACCAGTTCCCCGACATCGATCTCAAGACGCAGAAGGTCGGCATCTTCGGGCGCATCGCCAAACTCAACAAGGTTCTGGAAGATGGCGACCGGGTCGAGATCTACCGGCCGATCACCGCCGATCCCGATCAGGTCGAGCGACGGGACCAATGA
- a CDS encoding RnfABCDGE type electron transport complex subunit G: protein MSGSELNADAFKAPDGHPDAGDTIGNRIKALYLRYHDNPAYLATVLGGFCLISALILASSYMATLAPIALRQKEDLQSSLALVIPASLHDNDLVRDAFTIKDTHGARTVYPAYRQGTLTAVAYQVSAVGYGGPILSIIGVDPNGALLGVEVLQHTETPGLGDRIESKRGDWIKQFSGRSLAEPSEAQWKVKKDGGYFDQLSGATITPRAVVLSVRSGLEFFKAHKGEILTCPGGSCKGSRS from the coding sequence ATGAGCGGGAGCGAATTGAACGCCGATGCCTTCAAGGCCCCCGATGGCCATCCAGACGCTGGAGATACGATTGGCAACAGGATCAAGGCACTCTATCTGAGGTATCACGACAATCCGGCCTATCTGGCAACCGTGCTCGGCGGCTTCTGCCTGATCTCGGCCCTTATCCTTGCCTCGAGCTACATGGCGACGCTGGCCCCGATTGCCCTGAGGCAAAAGGAAGATCTGCAGTCCTCTCTGGCGCTGGTCATCCCGGCAAGCCTGCATGACAATGATCTGGTTCGTGACGCCTTTACCATCAAGGACACTCATGGCGCCCGCACTGTCTATCCCGCCTACCGGCAGGGAACACTGACCGCTGTTGCCTATCAGGTCAGCGCTGTCGGTTATGGCGGGCCGATCCTGTCGATTATCGGTGTGGACCCGAACGGTGCCCTGCTTGGCGTCGAGGTGTTGCAACACACCGAAACCCCGGGACTTGGCGACCGCATTGAATCCAAGCGCGGCGACTGGATCAAACAGTTTTCAGGGCGCTCGCTTGCTGAGCCATCCGAGGCCCAGTGGAAGGTCAAGAAGGACGGTGGCTATTTCGACCAGCTGTCCGGGGCAACCATCACCCCGCGCGCCGTGGTGCTTTCGGTGCGCAGCGGGCTGGAATTCTTCAAGGCCCACAAGGGCGAGATCCTCACCTGCCCCGGCGGTTCATGCAAAGGAAGCCGATCATGA
- a CDS encoding electron transport complex subunit E: MTKSYREITLEGLWTNTILFSQTLALCPMLAVTGTATNGLGLGVATTAVLVASGLLISLLRNFIEPEIRIPAYVLIIAGLVTIVDLYMNAYLHDLYKILGLFIPLIVTNCAILGRAESFASKARILPSVLDGLMMGVGFTIALVLLGAVREILGSGTLFSGASLLLGPAFSFLEVAVIPDYPGFLIFILPPGGFIMLSLILVGKRLIDNQFEKARKARQDETDLIGEHITI; the protein is encoded by the coding sequence ATGACAAAAAGCTATCGCGAGATCACTCTAGAGGGCCTCTGGACCAACACGATCCTGTTTTCGCAGACGCTGGCGCTTTGCCCGATGCTGGCTGTCACCGGCACCGCTACCAACGGCCTTGGGCTGGGGGTGGCCACCACTGCCGTACTGGTGGCCTCGGGCCTGCTCATCTCCCTCTTGCGCAACTTCATCGAGCCGGAAATCCGCATTCCCGCCTATGTGCTGATCATCGCCGGGCTGGTAACAATTGTCGATCTCTACATGAATGCCTATCTGCATGATCTCTACAAAATCCTTGGGCTGTTCATTCCGCTGATCGTCACCAACTGTGCCATTCTCGGCCGTGCTGAAAGCTTTGCCTCCAAGGCACGCATCCTGCCCTCGGTGCTTGATGGTCTGATGATGGGGGTGGGCTTCACCATTGCTCTTGTGCTGCTCGGCGCGGTGCGCGAGATCCTGGGATCCGGCACCCTCTTTTCAGGAGCCTCGCTGTTGCTCGGACCGGCCTTCAGCTTTCTGGAAGTGGCCGTCATTCCGGATTACCCCGGCTTTCTCATCTTCATCCTGCCACCGGGCGGTTTCATCATGCTGAGCCTCATCCTCGTGGGCAAGCGGCTGATCGACAACCAGTTCGAAAAAGCCCGCAAGGCCCGACAGGACGAGACGGACCTCATCGGCGAACACATCACGATATAG